The DNA sequence CGATGCTGGATGAAACCTTTCGCGGCATTACCAGCAACGGTGAAATCCAACCCGATCTTTATCGCCTGCAGGATGAGGGCTTTGCCGTTGAAAATGCTGTTGCCGCCGCCCAGGCTCTTTTACAAACCCTGGCGCCTGAGGTGCAGACAGAGGCGTGTTACCCTATAGAGGCCAAACAGTGGCGCGCCTGGTACAATCCTGAAATCCCGTTTAATGATTACGGCGTACGGCTTGAAGAAACCTCAACAGCAACCCGTGAAGCCTTCCTGAAGCTGTTACGCAGTTGCACCAGTGAACGGGGTTTTATCAAAGTGCAGCAGCTGATGGATGCTAATCATTTTCTGGGCGAACTTTACGACCTCACCAATATCATGAACCGCTGGAGTTTTCACTTCATGCTCTTCGGGGAGCCGTTCTGCTACGCAGCCCTGGGGCTGGAGTATCTATGGCCATCATGTGGCGTTTTGCTGCTTTATCATAGGGCGGCAACTGGTTATCGCCCCCACATTTATGGGTGTAGAGCCAAACGTCATTGCGCGCGGTGATGACACTGACTGCGTGCTGTTCACCGAAGAGGAGCAGCGTGGTCTGGCATTGATGCAATCCCTCAACGCGGATCAGCAGGCGCGAG is a window from the Candidatus Pantoea bituminis genome containing:
- a CDS encoding DUF3500 domain-containing protein produces the protein MPADAHRIGLARGVDVHTYGERMLATDKAQKLKAHWQAMLDETFRGITSNGEIQPDLYRLQDEGFAVENAVAAAQALLQTLAPEVQTEACYPIEAKQWRAWYNPEIPFNDYGVRLEETSTATREAFLKLLRSCTSERGFIKVQQLMDANHFLGELYDLTNIMNRWSFHFMLFGEPFCYAALGLEYLWPSCGVLLLYHRAATGYRPHIYGCRAKRHCAR